CACCTCCCGGCTGACGTGGATCGCCCCTGACAGTGCCCACGCGGCGCGCAAGCTGGCGATCACCCCCGCCGGCTGGGCCCCCACGGAGGACCGCGCGCTGCTGGTCGGCGTTCCGTTCGACTACAAGGACCGCTGGATCTACGTGGTGGGGCCGGATGGGCGCACGACGACGGTGGACGCACTGCGCGACACGGCGTGGGTGGGCGGCCCGGGGCTGTTCACCGCCAGCTGGCTCTCCAACGACCACATCTACTTCGTTTCCGAGCGCACCGGCTACGCGCACCTGTACACCGCACCCGCCACCGGCGGCATGGCGACGGCCATCACCTCGGGCCAGTGGGAGGTGGAGGACGTCACCCTCTCCCCCGACCGGCGCAGCTTCCTGGTCACCACCAGCGAAACACACCCCGGCGAGCGGGCCGTCTACTCGATCCCCGTCGGCGGCGGGCCGCGCACCCGTGTGTCGCCGCTGGAGGGGTGGACCACCGTCACGCCGTCCCCCGACGCGCGCTGGCTGGCGCTGCTGCACTCGACCGCGAACGCGCCGCCGGAGCTGTACCTGATGCCCAACCGCCCCGGCGCGCGGCCGCGTCAGGTGACGGAGTCGCGCACGGCCGAGTTCCGCCGCGGCCCGTGGATTCGTCCGGAGGTGGTGTCGTTCGCCGCGCGCGACGGGCAGACGGTGTACGCCCGCATCTTCCGCCCGCGCGACCTGGGCGCGCAGCCGCACGGGGGCGCGGTGATCTTCGTGCACGGCGCCGGGTACCTGCAGAACGCGCATCGCGGGTGGAGCACGTATTTCCGGGAGTACATGTTCCATCACCTGCTGGCCTCGCGGGGGTACACCGTGATGGACGTGGACTACCGCGGCTCGGCCGGCTACGGTGCGGCGGTGCGCACGGGCATCTACCGGCACATGGGCGGCAAGGACCTGACGGACCAGGTGGATGCCGTGCGGTGGATGGTGGCCCGGGAGGGGGTGGACCCGAAGCGCGTGGGCATCTACGGCGGCTCCTACGGCGGGTTCATCACGCTGATGGGGATGTTCACCGAGCCGGAAACCTTCCGCAGCGGCGCGGCCCTGCGATCGGTGACCGACTGGGCGCACTACAACCACTGGTACACCAGCCGCATCCTGAACCTGCCGCACGAGGACACGCTGGCCTACCGCCGCTCGTCGCCCATCTACTTCGCCGAGGGGCTGCGCGGCGACCTGCTGATCGCGCACGGGATGGTGGACGTGAACGTGCACTTTCAGGACGTGGCGCGCCTGGCGCAGCGGCTGATCGAGCTGGGCAAGACCAACTGGGAGCTGGCGGTGTACCCCGTGGAGGGCCACGCCTTCCAGCGGGCGGATTCGTGGACCGACGAGTACCGCCGCATCTACGAACTGTTCGAGCGCACGCTCAGGCCCGGATCTCCCCCGCTGCCCAACTGACGACGGCCGTTCCGCTCGCGGGGATGACGCAAGCCGATGGAATCCATCGGCTTGCGTTTCGTCGGCGCACTTTGGAACGGTGCTTGCTTTACCGATGCGCACGGAAAGGGCGGAGGATCGCCGCCGGGAAGGGGGAGGGCCATCCGCGCGGGAATCATCGATCTCGCACATCTGGTTGGTGGTCAAGGGGATGGCACACGGGTTGCTTTACGATGGGGCACACGACGATCGAGAGCTGAGCAGGCTGACGAATAGAGGGAACCCGAAGGAGGCCGCTATGAACCGGATCGTGAAGGAGCTCGCCGAGGCCCTCCCGCAGCCCAAAGGCCCGTTTACGGATGCGGAAGCGCTCGAGCTGCTGATGGCGTACCGGAAGGATCCCTCCAACGTGCCGTGCCCGATGTGCGGGCCCGACACCATCGAGGTCCTGGCGTTCATCGAGCCGGAGATCGACCCCAACGGGTTTGCGTCGGTCACCAATCCCGAGGGTGAGTACGCGGCGGCGCTATACTGCCACAAGTGCTTCAGGGCGGTGGGTATCCTGGCCGGAACGGGCAAGGAAGCCTGAGCAGGGCCGCGGGTTGGGGGACCCGCGGAGCAGGGTGCCGGGCCGGACGTTGGGGGACGTTCGCCGGCACGGGTGGGGTGGTGATGGGGGGAGCAGGACGCGGGTTGGGGGACCCGCGAGATGGAAAGCTTCATGGGGTGTGACAGGGGGAGTGAAACGAGAAAGGGAGCGCTTCGGCGCTCCCTTTCTCGTTTCTGCAATTCGGTGCTTTCACACGCTGGCGTGATCGGTGTCGGCGCCTCCGGCCGTTCCTTGCGCGGCGGATGTGACGTGATGCCAAATTGTTGGCGGGCAGGCGGATGGCGCCTCCGGTTCGCCCCGGCCGCCCACGTGAAGTGGTGCGGCCGGTGGCGCAAACGATTGTCTTGACTGTCAGCTTCGGTCCGTGCAAATTAGACGCACGGTGCAGGTTTGCGCTTCACGTCGAGAGTGCCGGCCGGAGATGAGAGACCCGTTCGCGAACGCCGCGGTGCAGCTGCTCGGATATCCGCTTATGCTCACACTGGTCGGCATGTACACCCGCCGGCTGGGCAGGCGCGAGGGAGACCCTACCCCTCGTCGCAACGATTGGGCGATCGGAACGACGCTCCTGTTCATGACGTTCGGCATCGTCGTAAGCGACATCCGGCTGGCCGAGGCGGGAACCGACGTGTCGCCAGCGATCGGCTGGCTGCTGGTCCTCGTGCTCGCGTTGCTCATGTCGGTCGATGTCGATCGCGAGCACTCGTGGCAGCGCGACGGAGGGAAACTAACAGGAACGAAACGCTTGCTGGTCGGCATCGTTCTGCCCGATACCTTCGCGCTCGTGATATACACGGTGTACCAGGTGCAGAAAGGATAGGTCGTCATGGAACCTACGGTGAGAAACCTGCGCCGGCTGATGTGGGCGGCACGAGCCATCGAGGTGCTGCGTTTGTCCTGGTACGGCGTGTACCTGGTGTTTGTGCTGCTCTCGTTTGTTCTCGATCCGTGGATACTGTACGCAGGGGCCGCATACAGCGCGGTCATCCTGTTCCTGGGACGGGTGGTTATTCCCCGGGTCCGCCTGCGCATCCGGGCGACGGCGGTGGCACTGTACGCATCGCAAAGCATCAGCCCCGACCAGTATGACGAAGCCTGCATGCGCGCCCAGGATGCCCTGTTCCGGTGGCGGCCGGGAACCGGTCCTCCCTTGCCGCCGCAGCCGTTCTGAAAGCCGAAGCCCCTCCGTCGTGGGCACGACGGAGGGGCTTCGTTCCAGCAACCCTTGGCTCAGCGGGTGACGCGCAGGTCGCCTTCGAGCAGCCGCATGGGGCCGAAGCTGGGCTGGCCCAGCAGCCCGGCATCCACCCCGATGGTGCCGTTCAGCTGGTAGTTGATGCCGCGGCCGGAGAGCGCATTGCGGGCCACGTCCAGCAGGCCCGGGACGTCGCTGAAGTCGATGGCGATGTCGATGGGGATCACCGTTTCGCCATTCGCCTGCATGGGCACGCCCAGCGGAAAGCTGACGTCGGCGGCCTCGCGGCCGGAGAGCGACAGGCTGCCGATCAGCCGCGTGAGCGTGAGGCCCACCGGGTTGGGGTTGCTCACCCGCGCGTACAGCCGCACGGCCGCGCCGCCGGTGGGGCGGTCCATCGACGGCGGAAGCAGCCGGAGCTGCGCCTGCTGGCCGCTGTCCACGCGGAAGGACGGGGCCTGTAGCACCTGCTCGAGGCCCAGCCCGGCGCATCCGGACAGGGCGGCGAACATGATGGTGAGAAACGAGGCTCGAACTGCCAGTCTCATGGGGTATCTCCTTACTTTTCCCGTACGCCGGGGCGCTCCGTCCCACTGACGGCCTTCCCGCGTCGCCGTCCGTGCAGTGCAAGGACAGCGCCCGCTGGTGCGGCGTCCGACGCCCTTCCCGGGCGCGTCCCCGCTGAACGGGGAGGGTGGAACGGCTCGTGCATGGCCGCGCCCTCCCGAGCCGCGCGGGCACGGCGCGGCAGAGCAGGACCGGGACAAGGGATTCTCACGGAGGGAGGAAGCGGTGGACACCGATACGACACGCCCGGAGGTGGGAACCGTACCGGCGGCCACGGCCGAGATCCTGGACGGGTTGAACGACCTGCTCCAGCTCGACCATGATGCCGTCGGCGCGTACGAGATCGCGATGGAAAAGCTCAAGGACCGCGACCACGCGGCCCAGATCGCCGGGTTCCTGCGCGAGCACGAGCGGCACATCCGCGAGCTGAACGAGCTGATCTCGGAGCTGGGCGGCCAGCCGAAGAACCACCCGCACCTCACCGGGCCGTTCAAGCTGGCGTTGCAGAGCCTGGCCGGCCTGGCGGGCGACCGCGGCCTGCTCACGGCTTTCCGCCACAACGAGCTGCAGGTGCGCGCCAAGTACGACACGTACGCGGCCAAGGCCAACTTCTGGCCCAACAACATCAAGCGCATCATCGACCGGGCCGCGCTCGACGAAGAGCGGCACTACCGCTGGGTGTCGGACGTGATGGCGGCCATGGGGCTGGGCGCGGGCGAGGGCCCGGAGCTCGACGCGACCAACGCCGCCCGCGAGCACCTGATGGCGCACGGCTCGCGCATGGACCAGGTGCGCGACACCGTATCGGACGTGGCCGGGCAGGCGCGCGAGACCGTTTCGGAGGTGGCCGGGCAGGCGCGCGAGACCGTTTCGGACGTGGCGGAGCAGGCGCGTGAGCGTGCGGCCGTGATGGCCGAGCAGGCCCGCACCCTGGCGGTGCACGCCCGCGTGCGCGCGGCCGAGCTGGCCGACCAGGCGCGCGAGAAGGTACGCGCGTCGGGCGTGGCCGACTCGGTGGCGGCGGGCGCGGGCGCGGTGCGCAGCCGCGTGGAGGCCGTGATGCACCCGGCACCTCGCGCCGACCTGTACGGCGGGGCCGCGCTGGGCGACGGCGACTACCGCCCGCCCAGCACCGATCCCATGACGCAGCTGCGCGACGGCGTGCAGACGGTGGCGGCCGGCGCGCGCGGCGCCGGAGACCAGTTCGAACAGCGGTACAACGAGCGTCCGCTCCAGACGCTGGTGATCGCCGGAATCGCCGGCTTCTTCATTGGCCGGCTCCTTCGCTGACCGGGAGTGACCTATGGCTGACCTGAACGTAACGCGTGGGGACGACGATACCGTCCCCGACGTGGCGCTCGCCGGCGGGGCCGTGCCCGGGCGCGTGACCCATCCCGAAGTCGTGATCACCCCGTCGTCGGGCCACACGGCCGCTGCCTCATCGACTCACGTGACGGCTTCCGCGTCCGTCCACACGACGGCGCCCGGGACCATCGCCGACGTGAGCGACCCCGAGCTGGCGCGCCTGCAGATCGAGCAGACGCGCGCGCGGATGTCCGACACCATCGAGCAGATCGAGGAAGCCCTCGTCCGCAAGCGGGCGCAGGTGGAGGAGAAGCTCGACGTGATGGCCCCCGTGCGCCGCAAGGCGCGCGAGAACGCCTTCCCGCTGCTGGGCGGCGTGTTCCTGGCGGGGCTGGTGCTGGGGTACCTGACGGGCGAAAGCGACGAGGACGAGGCGGCCCGCCCCGCCATCCGCGAGTTCGGCATGAACCAGGACGTGCGGGGCCGCGCCGCCTACAGCACCCACGCGCAGGAGAAGGCGGAGCTGTGGGAGCGCCGCGCCCGCCGGCTGATGGAAGTGGCCAACGAGCAGGAGGCGGAGCTGACGGCCCTGCGCGGCGAAACCGGCGAGGAGCGGCCCCGCCGCGGCCTGCTGCGCCGCCGCCGGAGCGCCCCCGCGTATCGCGAGGAGTTCGACGAGGTGTCGGCGATGGGGGTTGCCGGCTCCGTTCGGACGACGGGGGAGTACGATGGCATGCCGCTGCACGAGGCCGACTCGTATCCGCCTCGCGGCGACGACGGCGGCCTGGGACGCGATCCTCTGCCCGCCCCGATCTGATCCGGGCGCGAGTGGGGAGCGTGAGCGGGGCGCCGGCCATGGAGGCTGGCGCCCCGTTTCCGTCCCCTTCCGCAGCGATTACCTTTTCGCTTCGTCAGGCCTGGATCTCGTTCGACCAACCCGCATCGATCCCGTGAAGTTCACCGTGCGCGGCATTCTCGCCGCCGTATTCGTTTTGCTCGTCGCCGGCGTGTGCGTGCGACTGGGGCTGTGGCAGCTGGACCGGCTGAAGGAGCGGCGCGCCCGCAACGAGGCGGTGGGCACCGCGACTGCCCAGCGTCCGCTGGTGCTGGATGCCACCACGGCCGCCGCCGTCACGTCGGATCCTGACGCGTACGTCTGGCGCCGTGTGCGTGTGCAGGGCCGTTACGCGCCCACGGGCGCCGTCGTGCTGCGCGCCCGCGCCCGCGAGGGGAATCCGGGGGTGCACATCGTCGCGCCGCTGGTGCTGGGGGACGGGCGCGTGGTGATGGTGAACCGCGGCTGGGCGCCCTCGCCCGACGCGGCCACGATCGACCGCTCCGCGCTGCGGCCGGACACGGGTGAGGTCACCGTGACCGGGGTGCTGCTGCCGGTGGAGACGCGTCCCGACGGCGGGATGCCCGCAGGGCGCGTAGGCGACGATACCACGTACCGGCGGCTGGACCTGGCTGCCCTTCGCGCGAGGGCGCAGGGCGAGGTGCTGCCCGTGCACGTGCAGCAGCTGGCGGACGGCGCCGTGCCCGATCCTCCCATCCCCGTGCCGCTGCCGGAGATGGGCGAGGGGAACCACCTGAGCTACGCCGTGCAGTGGTTCAGCTTTGCGGCCATCGCCGTGATCGGATTCGGCGTCGTCGCCCTGCGGCGGAGGAGGACGTAGGACCCGGTTGCGGGGTATCCATCTTGCACCCGCCGTCCCTCCCTCTCCCCCGTGCGGGGAGTGAGTTTTGGAAGGCCAGGTCACCAGAACGAGGAGACGAGGCATGGCAAGCTACGGACGCGACTACGGCCAGGACCGCGGGTGGTTCGGCCAGGGTGGGTACGGCGGTGGTGGGGGAAATCGCGGTGGCGCCTCGCGTGGCGGTGAGTACGGCGGCATGGGCTCGGACGCCGGTGGCGGCCAGAGCGGCGGCTTCTCCGGCTTTGGGCCCGGTGGCGGGGCGTACGACAACGAATTCGGCGCCGGCGGGTACGGCGGCGCGCGCGGCGGCTCCGGCTATGGCGGGTACAGCACGGGCAGCGGCGGCTCCGGCGGTGGGGGCTACTCCGGAGATGCCGACTGGGGCAGCGGCCGCGACCGGCAATCCGGCGGGTACAGCTACGGCGGCCAGGGCTTCGGCGGCGGGATGTACGGCGGCGGCCAGGGGTACGGCGGCTACGGCTACGGAGACCCGGGCTTCCGCGGTGAGTCCGGCGGCGGCTACGGCGGGGGTGGCTATGGCGGGGGCTCCTACGGCGGCGGTGGTGGCGGCGGCGGGTACGGTGGTGGTGGGCAGAACTCCGGCGGGTACGGCGGGGGATGGAGCAGCGGTGGCCGGGGCGGCTACGGCGGCGGGTCGTTCGGCGGGGGCCAGGGCGGCGGCTCCGGGTTCGGTGACCCGGGGTACGGCGGCGGGCAGCAGGGCGGCGGCGAAGAGCTGCGGCGCCTGCGCGCGGCCGACGTGATGACCGACAACCCCGAGACGGTGACGCCCGAGACGTCGCTGGCCGACGCCGCGCGCAAGATGCGCGACCTGGACGTGGGCATCATCCCCGTCGTGGAGAGCGAAAGCAGCAAGCGCCTGCGTGGCGTGCTCACCGACCGCGACATCGCCATCCGCGCCGTCGCCGACGGGTTGGACGCCAACTCCACCACGGTCAGCCAGGTGATGACCACCCAGGTGGAAACCTGCAACAAGAACGACTCGCTGCGTGACGTGCTGAACGTCATGGAGCGCGAGCAGGTGCGCCGCGTTCCCATCACCGACCGCGAGGGCCGGCTGGTGGGGATCATCGCCCAGGCGGACGTGGCGACGGACCTGGACAGCCGCGAGGGCCGCTACGAGCTGGCCGAGGCGGTGGAGCAGATCTCCGAGCCCGGGCAGTCGCGCGGCCGCG
This portion of the Longimicrobium sp. genome encodes:
- a CDS encoding S9 family peptidase, which translates into the protein MMRFSARAAAAGALLLTQAAPARAQTAANGFDLSVRNIMRGPELVGRSPDEVRWSPDGRWVYFRWRQPEARDTATHVYRVAVGGGAPEMLPDSVADRVLPPSGGGGWTLDRSRRAFERRGDVFVVDRNGAERRITDTPARERGPELSLDGRTVFWMSANNLFSVPVAGGPLRQLTDLRLDNAPRTNEPTGARGDLRTRQAELFDVVRDRRAERERRELLDSLRATVRPAYLGKNTTISYFDVSPSGRYVLLGVSENVEGDQQTMVPAWVTESGYTEPLNVRNKVGDVQDVEKAAILDLHTSRLTWIAPDSAHAARKLAITPAGWAPTEDRALLVGVPFDYKDRWIYVVGPDGRTTTVDALRDTAWVGGPGLFTASWLSNDHIYFVSERTGYAHLYTAPATGGMATAITSGQWEVEDVTLSPDRRSFLVTTSETHPGERAVYSIPVGGGPRTRVSPLEGWTTVTPSPDARWLALLHSTANAPPELYLMPNRPGARPRQVTESRTAEFRRGPWIRPEVVSFAARDGQTVYARIFRPRDLGAQPHGGAVIFVHGAGYLQNAHRGWSTYFREYMFHHLLASRGYTVMDVDYRGSAGYGAAVRTGIYRHMGGKDLTDQVDAVRWMVAREGVDPKRVGIYGGSYGGFITLMGMFTEPETFRSGAALRSVTDWAHYNHWYTSRILNLPHEDTLAYRRSSPIYFAEGLRGDLLIAHGMVDVNVHFQDVARLAQRLIELGKTNWELAVYPVEGHAFQRADSWTDEYRRIYELFERTLRPGSPPLPN
- a CDS encoding LEA type 2 family protein; amino-acid sequence: MRLAVRASFLTIMFAALSGCAGLGLEQVLQAPSFRVDSGQQAQLRLLPPSMDRPTGGAAVRLYARVSNPNPVGLTLTRLIGSLSLSGREAADVSFPLGVPMQANGETVIPIDIAIDFSDVPGLLDVARNALSGRGINYQLNGTIGVDAGLLGQPSFGPMRLLEGDLRVTR
- a CDS encoding DUF2383 domain-containing protein gives rise to the protein MDTDTTRPEVGTVPAATAEILDGLNDLLQLDHDAVGAYEIAMEKLKDRDHAAQIAGFLREHERHIRELNELISELGGQPKNHPHLTGPFKLALQSLAGLAGDRGLLTAFRHNELQVRAKYDTYAAKANFWPNNIKRIIDRAALDEERHYRWVSDVMAAMGLGAGEGPELDATNAAREHLMAHGSRMDQVRDTVSDVAGQARETVSEVAGQARETVSDVAEQARERAAVMAEQARTLAVHARVRAAELADQAREKVRASGVADSVAAGAGAVRSRVEAVMHPAPRADLYGGAALGDGDYRPPSTDPMTQLRDGVQTVAAGARGAGDQFEQRYNERPLQTLVIAGIAGFFIGRLLR
- a CDS encoding SURF1 family protein yields the protein MKFTVRGILAAVFVLLVAGVCVRLGLWQLDRLKERRARNEAVGTATAQRPLVLDATTAAAVTSDPDAYVWRRVRVQGRYAPTGAVVLRARAREGNPGVHIVAPLVLGDGRVVMVNRGWAPSPDAATIDRSALRPDTGEVTVTGVLLPVETRPDGGMPAGRVGDDTTYRRLDLAALRARAQGEVLPVHVQQLADGAVPDPPIPVPLPEMGEGNHLSYAVQWFSFAAIAVIGFGVVALRRRRT
- a CDS encoding CBS domain-containing protein, producing the protein MASYGRDYGQDRGWFGQGGYGGGGGNRGGASRGGEYGGMGSDAGGGQSGGFSGFGPGGGAYDNEFGAGGYGGARGGSGYGGYSTGSGGSGGGGYSGDADWGSGRDRQSGGYSYGGQGFGGGMYGGGQGYGGYGYGDPGFRGESGGGYGGGGYGGGSYGGGGGGGGYGGGGQNSGGYGGGWSSGGRGGYGGGSFGGGQGGGSGFGDPGYGGGQQGGGEELRRLRAADVMTDNPETVTPETSLADAARKMRDLDVGIIPVVESESSKRLRGVLTDRDIAIRAVADGLDANSTTVSQVMTTQVETCNKNDSLRDVLNVMEREQVRRVPITDREGRLVGIIAQADVATDLDSREGRYELAEAVEQISEPGQSRGRGGNWGGRSGAGGGGFLGSVRNLAQNVTGGRQSHGGGYSAGGSTGGGNSSGTSPSAGRSSESNTSGGLDDTADGHEGGNG